In a single window of the Subtercola sp. PAMC28395 genome:
- a CDS encoding response regulator, with translation MRVLIVDDDAQILRALRINLSARGYDVDLASTGEAALKRAAEHPPELVVLDLGLPGLSGIEVIEGIRGWSAVPILVVSGRSDSADKVDALDAGADDYVTKPFAVDELLARIRALTRRTVAGVDEPIVRFGDIVVDLAAHEVRHEARNGAADARGNTTQNDTARGAEVSAAPEVVKLTPTEWHILEVLVRNPRRLVTKHHLLTTVWGAAYSSEDGYLRLYLAQLRKKLEPDPSRPRYFITEPGLGYRFNPDPALRD, from the coding sequence ATGAGGGTGCTGATCGTCGATGACGACGCGCAGATCCTTCGCGCCCTGCGCATCAACCTGTCGGCCCGCGGGTACGACGTCGACCTCGCCTCGACAGGCGAAGCCGCGCTGAAGAGGGCTGCCGAGCATCCGCCCGAGCTCGTCGTGCTCGATCTGGGCCTGCCAGGACTCAGCGGGATCGAGGTGATCGAGGGTATCCGCGGCTGGAGTGCCGTACCGATTCTCGTGGTGAGCGGGCGCAGCGATTCTGCAGACAAGGTCGACGCCCTCGACGCCGGAGCTGACGACTACGTGACCAAACCGTTCGCCGTCGATGAGCTGCTCGCCCGCATCCGTGCACTGACCAGGCGCACGGTCGCGGGCGTCGACGAGCCCATCGTCAGGTTCGGTGACATCGTGGTCGACCTCGCCGCCCACGAGGTGAGGCACGAGGCGAGGAATGGCGCGGCCGATGCCCGGGGCAACACAACCCAGAACGACACTGCTCGAGGCGCAGAGGTCTCAGCGGCGCCCGAAGTCGTGAAACTCACTCCCACCGAGTGGCACATTCTCGAGGTGCTGGTTCGCAACCCGCGCCGGCTCGTCACCAAGCATCACCTGCTCACCACTGTGTGGGGCGCAGCCTACAGCTCCGAAGACGGGTACCTGCGGCTCTACCTTGCCCAGCTGCGAAAGAAGCTCGAGCCCGACCCGTCGAGGCCGCGCTACTTCATCACCGAGCCGGGTCTCGGGTACCGGTTCAACCCCGACCCGGCGCTACGGGACTGA
- a CDS encoding zinc ribbon domain-containing protein, producing the protein MKAPVSEQRTLLDLQAADSRIAQLGHRAKTLPQQKRLDELAAQIGTVSHRLAGTNGELEDAQLEISRVESDVEVVAARLARDRSRLESSSSTKDIQGLEHEIASLEKRQSDLEDIELAVMERMDEINGRLAVIVEEMAGLATERDELQASRDADLAAITSELAGVQLNRDLIAGGVGDELLALYNRQRERYGIGAALLTRGVSMGSNVKLHESDLAKIRAAAPDDVVIDPDSSCILVRTEESGL; encoded by the coding sequence ATGAAAGCTCCCGTCTCCGAGCAGCGAACGCTGCTCGACCTCCAGGCCGCAGACAGCCGGATCGCTCAACTGGGTCACCGGGCGAAGACGCTTCCGCAGCAGAAACGGCTCGACGAACTCGCCGCCCAGATCGGTACCGTGTCACACCGGCTCGCCGGCACGAATGGCGAGCTCGAAGACGCCCAGCTGGAGATCTCCCGGGTGGAATCCGATGTGGAGGTCGTGGCAGCCCGGCTGGCCCGGGACCGATCGCGACTCGAATCCAGCTCGTCGACAAAAGACATCCAGGGTCTCGAACACGAGATCGCCTCCCTGGAGAAGCGGCAGTCCGACCTCGAAGACATCGAACTCGCCGTCATGGAGCGCATGGACGAGATCAATGGCCGCCTTGCCGTGATCGTCGAGGAGATGGCAGGCCTGGCTACAGAGCGCGACGAACTGCAGGCATCGCGCGACGCCGATCTGGCCGCGATCACCTCCGAGCTCGCCGGCGTGCAGCTGAACCGCGACCTGATCGCCGGGGGAGTCGGCGACGAGTTGCTGGCTCTCTACAACCGCCAGCGCGAACGGTACGGAATCGGCGCGGCGCTGCTCACACGGGGCGTCTCGATGGGGAGCAACGTCAAGCTGCACGAATCCGACCTGGCGAAGATCCGTGCCGCGGCACCCGACGACGTCGTGATCGATCCCGACAGCAGCTGCATCCTGGTGCGCACCGAGGAATCCGGGCTCTAG